From a single Micromonospora sp. WMMD1102 genomic region:
- a CDS encoding helix-turn-helix transcriptional regulator — protein MSAPLNWPDVQVKARATDPRWDSAERVERRVRMREQMLTSVSGAQLAEIRKRLGMTQVQLAEAAGVSQARISQIENGEATSLKTLRAYVTGLGGHLEVVARIGNIQLKVA, from the coding sequence ATGAGTGCTCCGTTGAACTGGCCTGACGTGCAGGTCAAGGCTCGGGCGACCGATCCCAGGTGGGACAGCGCCGAGCGGGTGGAACGGCGTGTCCGGATGCGGGAGCAGATGCTCACCTCGGTCAGCGGCGCCCAGCTCGCCGAGATCCGCAAGCGACTCGGCATGACACAGGTGCAGCTCGCCGAGGCGGCAGGGGTGTCACAGGCCCGGATCAGCCAGATCGAGAACGGCGAGGCGACCAGCCTCAAGACGTTGCGGGCGTACGTCACCGGTCTCGGTGGCCACCTGGAGGTGGTCGCCCGGATCGGCAACATCCAGCTGAAGGTGGCGTGA
- a CDS encoding aldo/keto reductase → MYAHQQPPDAFPRRLLGATGLRVTPVCIGGGPLGSMPALFGYDVSAERGTETALAALTGPFNFLDTAAGYSDGESERRIGAALRRIGGVPEGFVLATKVDRDFGTGDFSGEQMRRSAEGSLERLGLDRLPLVYLHDPEHIGFEQGMAPGGPVEALLDLQHQGVVEHLGVAGGPVELMARYLRTGHFAALITHNRWTLVDHSAGELIDEAVSLGVGVVNAAPFASGILAKGPDRFTKYAYRDADAATLSRIRAMEAACAAHGVPLAAAALQFSLRDPRITSTIVGVSRPERIAETARLASWDVPDQLWEALAPLTAPKESWLH, encoded by the coding sequence GTGTACGCACACCAGCAACCGCCGGACGCCTTCCCCCGCCGCCTGCTCGGCGCCACCGGCCTGCGCGTCACCCCGGTCTGCATCGGCGGCGGCCCGCTGGGCAGCATGCCGGCCCTCTTCGGGTACGACGTCAGCGCCGAACGCGGCACCGAGACCGCGCTCGCCGCGCTGACCGGCCCGTTCAACTTCCTCGACACCGCCGCCGGCTACAGCGACGGGGAGAGCGAACGGCGGATCGGTGCCGCCCTGCGCCGGATCGGCGGCGTGCCGGAGGGCTTCGTGCTGGCCACCAAGGTCGACCGGGACTTCGGGACCGGCGACTTCTCCGGCGAGCAGATGCGCCGCTCCGCCGAGGGGAGCCTGGAACGGCTCGGCCTGGACCGGCTGCCGCTGGTCTATCTGCACGATCCGGAGCACATCGGCTTCGAGCAGGGCATGGCACCGGGCGGCCCGGTCGAGGCGCTACTGGACCTGCAGCACCAGGGCGTGGTCGAGCACCTGGGGGTGGCCGGCGGCCCGGTGGAGCTGATGGCGCGCTACCTGCGTACCGGGCACTTCGCGGCGCTGATCACACACAACCGGTGGACCCTGGTGGACCACTCGGCAGGTGAACTGATCGACGAGGCGGTCTCGCTCGGTGTCGGTGTGGTGAACGCGGCACCCTTCGCCAGCGGCATCCTGGCCAAGGGGCCGGACCGGTTCACCAAGTACGCCTACCGGGATGCCGACGCCGCGACGCTTTCCCGGATCCGGGCGATGGAGGCGGCGTGTGCGGCGCACGGCGTACCGCTCGCGGCGGCTGCGCTGCAGTTCTCGCTGCGCGATCCCCGGATCACGTCCACGATCGTCGGGGTGTCCCGCCCGGAGCGGATCGCCGAGACAGCCCGCCTGGCCAGTTGGGATGTCCCCGATCAGTTGTGGGAGGCGTTGGCCCCGCTCACCGCCCCGAAGGAGTCCTGGCTCCACTGA